Proteins from a genomic interval of Heteronotia binoei isolate CCM8104 ecotype False Entrance Well chromosome 7, APGP_CSIRO_Hbin_v1, whole genome shotgun sequence:
- the LOC132575513 gene encoding uncharacterized protein F54H12.2-like: MAFIHSGSEECAKSELDLFQIAPTQTSIERCLYIEVPPLAALSESAPLDFFITGNGDDYMDLNNTLLYLCCKIVKEDGTDLDRNARVSLVNYPITSIFSQLDVTLGDRLISQSHNAYPYREFIEAILNYSNSQFSAGLFYKDTAAQHESTALDGGNKEFVKRAALAAGSRKIDLLGQLHSDLFFQEKLLLNGVDVKIKLTRSKNAFCLMADDLNRGCKLNILSASLFVKKVRVALGVRLGKYPVDRVGIKVFSIPAESRVSNQENLFWGQLPKLLVIGLVDNKSFSGAHNKNPFNFKHYDINFFALYLDGEQVPTKPLQPDFEGGNCVREYMQLVQAAGKHMKDRSLLVNHEEFAEGYTLFAFDLSPDQECADHYSLIKTGNLRAEVRFARALPHTVNMIVYGVFDNVIEINHRQNVLFDYM; encoded by the coding sequence ATGGCTTTTATTCACAGTGGGTCAGAAGAATGCGCCAAATCTGAACTGGACCTATTCCAAATAGCCCCTACGCAAACCAGCATTGAGAGATGTCTAtatattgaagttcctcccctggctgctttgtcagaatcAGCGCCACTTGACTTTTTCATCACTGGAAATGGAGATGATTATATGGATTTAAATAATACCCTGCTTTACCTGTGCTGCAAAATCGTGAAAGAAGATGGGACAGACCTTGACAGAAATGCAAGGGTTAGTCTGGTGAATTACCCTATCACGTCCATCTTTAGCCAGCTGGATGTGACTCTGGGAGACAGGCTCATCTCGCAGTCGCATAACGCATATCCATACAGAGAGTTTATAGAAGCTATACTGAATTACAGCAATTCTCAGTTCTCTGCAGGCTTGTTTTACAAAGACACAGCTGCTCAACATGAATCAACTGCCCTGGATGGGGGCAACAAAGAGTTTGTTAAAAGAGCAGCTCTAGCAGCTGGAAGCAGAAAAATAGATTTGCTGGGTCAGCTTCACAGTGACCTGTTTTTCCAAGAAAAACTGCTCTTAAATGGTGTGGATGTCAAAATTAAACTGACACGCAGTAAAAATGCTTTTTGCCTCATGGCAGATGATTTAAACAGGGGTTGCAAATTAAACATCTTGTCTGCCTCCCTTTTCGTCAAGAAAGTCAGAGTAGCTCTGGGTGTCCGTTTAGGCAAGTATCCTGTGGACCGTGTGGGCATCAAAGTGTTTAGCATTCCTGCTGAAAGTCGGGTCAGCAACCAAGAGAATTTGTTTTGGGGGCAAttacccaagctgctggttattGGACTGGTGGATAACAAATCCTTCAGCGGGGCCCATAATAAAAACCCATTTAACTTTAAGCATTATGACATCAATTTCTTTGCTCTCTACTTGGATGGAGAACAGGTACCTACAAAACCACTGCAGccggactttgaaggtggaaacTGCGTGAGGGAATACATGCagctggttcaggcagctggAAAGCATATGAAAGACAGATCTTTGTTAGTAAACCATGAGGAGTTTGCAGAGGGCTACACATTATTTGCATTTGATCTTTCCCCAGATCAGGAATGTGCAGACCACTATTCCTTGATTAAAACTGGGAACCTGCGGGCTGAAGTGCGGTTTGCTAGAGCATTGCCTCACACTGTCAACATGATAGTCTATGGTGTTTTTGACAATGTTATAGAGATAAACCACAGGCAAAATGTTTTGTTtgactatatgtaa